The genomic stretch AGTTTCCAACATAGTTTTTCTCTTTACTACTTGCCCACTTTCCGTGATCCCAAGGTCCAAAAACTATAGTATTATAGCCATCAGGATTGTTTTTCTCAATCGCTTTATAAGTTTCCAAAGGTCCATATAAATCTTCTGCATCAAAAAAACCTCCAACAATCATAGTTGCTACCGATGATTTAGAATATTTTAAATTCTGAATCAAGCCTTTTGGTTTCCAAACACTATCATAGTTTGGATGATCGATAATTTCTTTCCAAAATACATCATCTATTTTATCAGATTTCGAAGTAATTACATTGTCCAATTTTTCATATTCAAAATAACTATTCAAATTGCTTAATGGACCAGCATCTAAAAAGAATTGATATTGATCTTCCGTTCCTAATTCTGGTAATTTGTACCAAGCAGAATCTTTTGGCACTTCTTTCATTGTTCCAAATAAAGAAATCGCTCTAAAGTAACTTAGTAAAAATGCACCATTGTGATGGAAATCATCAAAAAAGAAATCGCCAATACATGCTTGCGGAGAAGATGCTTTTAACGCTGGATGCGCATCAATTGTAGCATATGTTGCGTAAAAACCTGGATATGAAATTCCCCAAGTCCCAACATTTCCATTGTTATTTTCTACATTTTTCACCAACCAATCTATCGTATCATATGTATCTGAAGATTCATCAATTTGTGTGTTATCAGTTTTGTTTGGAATGTACGCGCGCATATTATCATATATACCTTCACTCATCCAACGACCACGAACATCTTGGTATACAACAATGTTTCCTTCTTTCATTAAATGCACATTCGGGCCAATTTTCTCTTTGTATTCATTCTCGCCGTAAGGCTTACAACTATAAGGCGTACGCATCATTAATATTGGATATTTTTGACTTGTATCTTTTGGAGAATAAATAGTTGTATGCAATTTGATTCCGTCACGCATTTCGATCGTAACTTCCTGTTTATCGTAGTTGTTTTTAACGTATGTTTTTTCAGCTTTGGCAGTTTCAGCCTTTACTGTTTCTTGGTCTTTACAAGCCGTTAGTAAGAGTACGAATACTAAAGTCAGTCTAAAAAAGGATTTTATCATGGGAGTTGATTAATTTTTAATGGCTAAATTTACAAAATTATAATCGCTATCAAATCGCAATGAGAAAAATACTAATACTTTTAACGTTTACATTATTCGCTTTCAGTTGTCAAAATAACACTTCGACTCCACTCAATGTACAAGTAGAAAATAACGAGAAACAATTTCCGAAGCTTGAACCGAATCGTTATAATGTTGGTTTTTTAATTATGGATGGCGTGTTTAACACAGAATTGACAGCGCCTTTTGATATTTTTCAGCATACTATTTTTCGTGAGAATATTAAAGCAATGAACGTTTTCACAGTCGCAAATACTGATGAAGCTGTAACTACGTTTGAAGGCATGCGAATTTTGCCCGATTATAATTATTTGAATGATAGTTTACCTAAGATTGATATTTTAGTGATTCCAAGTGCCGAACATCATTTAGACACCGATTTAGACGATAAAAAAATGATTGCGTTTGTACAGAAAGTTGCCAAAGATGCTGAATTTGTAACTTCGCATTGCGATGGCGCTTTTGTATTAGCCAAAGCTGGATTGCTTGATAATGTGGCTTCCACTACATTTCCGAGCGATATTAAAAAAATGCGCGAAATGTTTCCGAAATTAGATATTAGAGACAACACACTTTTTGTGCATGATGGAAAATACATTACATCAGCCGGCGGCGCAAAATCATTTGAAGCTGCACTATATTTGTGTGAATATTTATACGGGAAAGAAATTGCCAAAAGTCTCGCTGGTGGATTGGTGATTGATTGGACATTAGACGGTTATCCGCATACAATAATTAAAGAATAATATGGAAGAAGAAATTAAAGACAATTCACAACGTAGTTAAAGATATTACAATGATTTTTATTACGACAATATGTATAAATGTAATCTCAATTTTACTCTTGATTTATCAGAATCATGTGTTACAAAATTATGATAATACAGCCGCAGAATTGTCCAAAATTGAACTCTTAGATATAATTGTTCCTATTTCTGGTGTTTTTCAAGTGGTCATATTTATAGTTGCAATTATATTTTTTGTCCGTTGGTTTAAAAAGGCTTATGGAAATCTTATCCGAAGACATCAACCCATGGAATATAGCGAAAATGGTTCTGCATGGGGATTTTTTATTCCTATTATAAATTTATATCGCCCGATTACAACTGCGAAAGAAATCTATTTAAAAACACAACATGCGATTAAAGAATATAATTCTAATTTTAAAGTAGACACTGAAACTTCATTTATTGTAGTTTGGTGGATTCTTTATATAGTAAATAATTTTTTTGCGAATTATGCTTCAAAAAAAATAGATGCAGCTTATGATATTCCAACTTTTGTAGATGCCAACACATATTTGATTATTTCTGAAGTCATTTCTATTGTTGCGATTTTAGGAGTATTATATTTAATTCACAAGATTACAAAGGTGGAAACGCTGCTTAAAGAAACTAATGAATCTGTTTCTAGTATTGACGAAATCGGAACACCGATAGTGTAAAAAATCGTGCTACATTATTTTTATAAGTTTGATATTTTTGTTGATGGATCTTTTGTAAATATTCTTCCTCTAATCGTACTTGAATTTGAATTAAAATGTTTGTAATGATGAAGAAAAACAACGTTATATAATTCGGTTGCATTAAAAATAACCCAAGTAAACTCAACAACATTCCTAGAAATATTGGGTTTCGAGAGAATGCAAACATTCCCGAAGTAATTAAGTTTGTTTTTTCTGTTTGATCGATTCCAATTCGCCAAGAATCTTTCATTTGATATTGTGAAATTACGGTTATGATGAAAGAAATTAGACATGAAATAATTCCGAGACAATTCACGAAAGTGTATTCAAAAAAAGAATTAAACGCATCTTTTTGAAACATCATGAACAGTATATAAAAGAATATCGCCAGAATCGTAATTCCAAAATATTTTCCAATTAGCCCATACGCAGAATCATCTTTAGGTAATACTAATGCTGACTTTCCAATCTTTTTGGAAGTGACAATACTTTTTAGAATAAAGGCACTAAAAAAGTACCCGATAAAGAATATCGGAATGAAATAGTATAAAAATGTGTTCATTTTTTTTTGTTTAATTGTAGGGTTTTGAGTAAAAAATCTCAATACTCAATACTAAAATCTGAGAACTAATTAACCACAGACTTTACATTGTTTTTCATCTTTAACCTCGCCAATTAAAAATCCTTTGTCGTTGAGTTTATAATCGCAGCAATCCATATATCCTTGAACAATGAGTTTGCGTCCGCGTTGTATTTGCGATTTCACAGTTGCCAATGGCAAGTTTAATTGAGAAGCAATTTCGGCTTGTTTTATTCCTTTGATATCCGATAACAATAACGGATTTCTATATTTTTTCGGTAGATTTTTGATAATTCCTGGTAAGCAATCTTTTTCGGAATGTGTATAGGTTTCATCACTTGCAATTGTTTCTTCTTTTTCTAAAGGAATTTCTTTGTCAGATTTTCGAAAATAATCTAATACCGTATTTCTGCTCACGCTCAACAACCACGATTTCACTTTGCGTTCATCTTTAATTGTAGTGAGTTTTGTATGCACTTTGATGAATACTTCTTGTACCAAATCGTCTGTGATTTGAGTATCTTTTACCTTACTCATAATCAAGCGTTTTACATCTTCTGCATAGGTTTCCCAAACTTCCGTAGTTGTCATATTATTTTCTCTTTTGTTGAAAAAGCCCAAACAATTGCTCGTTCAGGCTATGAAATTATACTATTTGATTAACAATTACAGTTTGTACACGTACAATTTTCGCATGTACACTGATTGCATTCTCCGTTTTTACAGTTGGTACAATTGCATGTACAGTTTTTATGATTTTCCATCGTGTTTAATTTTTTAAAGTTCATATAGTAGACGAAAAATGATTGAAAAAGATGCATTCTTTATTAAAATTCATGTTTTTTTATTTTAATTTGATGTAGTTAGTTGTGATTTACATCAAAAAATCTCATTAAAAGTAACTATTGGACTCATCCTTAATTGTAAGTATTTTAGCTATGTATTGAATCGTCACAGACTCAACATAAAATACTTATATTCAATTAATTAAAATGTTTTCAAACTAATTAATTCTTCTCAATACGGAAACCCGTAAGGAAATGTAAAATATATTTTATATAATTGTCCTATCAAAAATATAGGAATTTAATGACAGTTATAGAGAAGCTCTTTTTGTATTTACGGAAGCAGCACATTTATATAGACAAGAAAGAGTTTACTTTTCAGTTTGAATCTCATCCTGAATATCCATCGCTCTTGGCTGTTAGTGATACATTAAATTTCTTTAATATATCAAATGGCGCATTGCACGTAGATGCTGTAGATTTTAAGCTGTTACCAAAAACATTTTTTACAAAATTACAAGAAACCAATACAGACACATTAACGCTTGTAGAAACCAAACAGTCTGATAATCAATATCGTATATATCAAGGTTCGAAAGTAAAAACCGTATCTAGAGATTCTCTTTTGCAAAAGTGGAAAGGTATTGTTTTTCTAATAGAAAATTCTGAGGAAACCCGTACACATTCAACCAAAATTAAAGAAAAGCATATTCTTCTTCTACTTTCATTGCTCTCCTTCACATTTTTACTTCAATATAGTTTCAAAAATTTTGCTCAGCTATCTTTTTTAATGTTTCCAATTTTAGGAATTTTACTTTCGTTAGCAGCTTCAAAAAAAGTATTCAATTTTAATAATTCATTCTTAAATCAGTTTTGCAATGGAAGTGAAACGCGTAGTTGTGACACTGTTCTTGATTCTTCTCAATGGAAGATTTTTCAAAAAATAAACCTCAGCGATCTTAGTATCGCATTTTTTATAGCTCAATTTTTCATGTTCTTTATTTCAGAAGCTACGCAGAGTTTGACGTATTATTTTGAGATCCAGAAAATAGTGCTTTTAACGACTTTTCCAATAGTATTTTTATCCGTTTATTATCAAAAATTTAGTATCAAAAAATGGTGTCCAATTTGTGTATCCATTGCTGGAATAATTATTATTGAAGCCTTGTTTGTCTACGTAAATTACGGAACTACTTTTTTACTTTTTGATTTTTATCAATTCAATCGATATGTATTTTTCTCGCTTCTTAGTTTACTTTCTTGGTATGTTGTTAAAGAACAATTTATAATAAGAAATCAATTAAAAAGTGAACTTATTCAAGTCAATAGATTTAAACGAGATTATACAATTTTCAAAACCGTTTTAACTTCTAAAAACGCGTATACAATTCCTAAAACTGCAATTAGTTTAGGAAATGCAAATGCCGAACTCAAACTCATCTTAATTACAAGTCCTTTTTGTGGTTATTGTGAAGAACCTTTTCGTATGCTTCTACGTTTACTTGAGCAATATAAAGATCGGTTATGTGTTGAACTTGTGTATAATATCAACTTAGAAAAAATAGATGTAGGTGCTAAATTAATGTTGCAAAATATGCTGTATATACAGCAAGAGTTTGGCAATCAAAAATATGTAGAAGCCTTAAATTATTGGTATGAAGTAAAAGATATTTCGCTATGGCTTAAAAAATATAAATTCAAATTTGACACAAAAACTATTGATAAAACATTACTAACTCAACGTTCATGGTGTGTTGCAAACAAGTTGACATTTACGCCATGTCTTTTCATCAACGAATTTCAATTCCCTAAACAATATTCCCTTAATGACCTTCCTTTCTTCATTGAAGATGCACTAGAAGATTTTGCTAATAACCCAGCGATAAGCCGAAAAGCTGTAAACAGAGTAGGCACTATAATCAACTCAATTTAATTATTATTTTATGAAAACAATTAATTTAAAAAACACGCAACAAATTAGCAGGAGTGAAATGAGAGAAATCATTGCTGGATTTGGAAATGCTCCTTCTCTGATGGACGAAACCGCTACTGTCACATGTAATGATAACACAGAACATACGATTTCGAGTTGTGATGAAATGGAGGTGAAATGTGCTACACGTGGAGGAGCAAAAATTTGTTCTGGTGGCGGAAATTGATGATAACTAACTATATTATCATCTTAACACTATTTTCATTTATTTTTTTGATGAAAATAGTGTATTCCTATCATTGCAGTATTTAACAAAAAAATATTTTTTTTATTAAAATTACATGTACTATTTTTATTTTATCTAATAGTACTTGTATACTGCAACTGTTTCAAAACCATATACAACAAGTATGATTATTATAAGTATCATAACTGAATTTATTTTATAATAATATTAGTTTTTCCGTTCTAAAAATAAGGTTTAACCTTTAGCTTATTACGTGATTGCACATTTTATTTTTATAAGATTTTAAGTAACTTATAAGCATAGTTCATTTAAACTTTTCAAAATGTCAAAAAAGCTCTTATCCATAGCTCCAATTGTTATCATTATTCCTATTATATGTATAACAATGTTTATTTTGAGTTCTTCAAAAAATCATGAAGAAAAAGATTCACAAATTATAATCGAAGAAAAAATATCTGACCCTGAATTAACTTTTGGTAAGCCTATAAAAACCAATAATATTGTAGTTATAGGTAAATCAGATGATCCAGGAGTTTTTAAACGTCCAAATTTTATAAACGACACGTATCTTTTCGGAAGACCACATAAAGATTTGGAAAAGAATATTCAAAACGATTCAATTACTTTTATCCTTAAAAAAATAGATAAACCGTTACTTATGGAATTTTCTCCTAGTGGCGATAAAAAATATTTCTCTACTATTATATATATTTCTCCTAATGATACAGTTCTATTTGAGGTTAAAAATAATAAGTTGATATTTACTGGAAAAAATGCTACACAAAATAATTTGTATACAAAATTGGAAGCAGAAACACTTGAATATGGCAAAACACCTTATGAAGACAACTTGCTTTCTTATAAAGAAAAGATAAAAGCTGTTTATGAAGATAAGAAACAATTTTTCAATAATTATATTTCTAAAAATAAAGTTTCTAAAGAGTTTATTTCCGCATTTGAGAAGCTTTTAAAATATGAATATTATGATAATTTGGCAAGCCCTAGAAATGTTATGGTAATTTCAAAAAATGGCGATTTTTATGTAAATGATTACAACGCATTACCTACTTTGATTGAAAAAGAATACCTAAACAGCGAAATTCCATTTGACAGTGATGCATATTTTGACGGTCTTTCTGTTAAAGATTTTCAAGACATCGAAGCAATGCGAAATACGCACTTTTTTAAAAATAGTATTAGTGTATTAGTTCAGCATCACTTTACAAAACATGATGCTCCTTATTATTCAGAAGAAAGATTTAAAGCTGAAATAGATTTTACAGAAAAAAATTTTAAAGGTAAAATTAGAGACTATATCATTGGAAGAATGATTTGGGATTACTATAATAAAGGCTTTGCTTTTGGTTCACAAAATATAAACTTTATGGTTAATGTAATAGATGAATATATGGCCTCAGTTGAAGGCAAAGAAACACACATTACTGCCATGCAAGAAATCAAAAACGACATTCTAACCTACGATTTTGAAATGTCTGAATCTGCTCTGAATTCAAAAATGATCAATCATGTTGGCGATACAATTACGTTGCGTGACATTTTTAATCGTTCCAAAAAACGTATCAAAGTAGTTGATTTTTGGGCAAGTTGGTGTCCGCCATGCATTAAACAAATTCAAGAAAGCAAACCTTTTAAAGATCGCCTTTCGGTAGAAAATAATGTAGAATGGATTTATCTTTCTATTGATACTGACCGTGAAAAATGGTTAGAAAAAGGAAAACAACTCGATAATTTTTTGAATTTTAGAAATTCATATGTACTCGTAAAAGGGAAAAAATCGTCATTAGCGAGAGCACTTCAAGTGCATCAAATTCCTAGATATGTAATCTTTGATAAAAATCATAAAGTGATTGTAAACAGCGCACCAAGTCCGTCCGATGAAGAAGTTTTTGAGCGAATTATTGATGATGCACAATCGCCAAAACCTATTCGGTAGAAGATTTATGATTTTTAATCGCTTTCTTATAACGCTTAAGTTCTTCTTTTACTTTTGGCGCTAATAAGTACAATCCGATCATATTTGGGACTAACATTGAAAACACCATTGCGTCTGCAAAATCAACAACAGCTTGCAAACTTGCTGCCGCACCAATAATTACAAAAATGCAAAAAATAGTTTTATACGTATATTCCGCTTTTTTACTTCGACCAAATAAATATGACCACGCTTGATGTCCGTAATACGACCACGAAATCATGGAAGAAAACGCAAATAATATGACGGCAACTGTTAACACATATGGAAACCAAGAAATTCCGCTTTCGAGCGCGTTAGAAGTCAAAATAGCACCTTGTTCATAGGAAACTTCGGTTCCAACACTAATCTGTCCTGTGATAATTAATACGAGTGCTGTCATGGTACAAACGACAACTGTGTCAATAAAAGGTTCTAATAAAGCTACCAAACCTTCACTAGCTGCGTAGTTGGTTTTTACAGCTGCATGCGCAATGGAAGACGAACCAATTCCTGCTTCGTTGGAAAATGCCGCACGTTTGAATCCTTGAATCAATACGCCAATAAATCCGCCTGCAACACCTTCATAACTAAATGCACCATTATAAATTTCGCCAAATGCCGCTGGAATACTTTGGTAATTGATTCCTAGAATAATTAAAATGGCAAGTACATAAATCGCAACCATTACAGGAACAACTTTATCCGTGACTTTTGCAATCTTTTTAATGCCGCCAATAATTACAATTCCAACAAAAATTGCCATAATAAGTCCGAATAACCAACCTTTTCCGTAAAACATACTTTCTTCGCCGCCAGTTACATACTGAAACAATTGAAACGCCTGATTTACCTGAAACATATTTCCGCCACCAAACGATCCGCCAATGCACATAACTGCGAATACAACTGCCAAAATTTTTCCCAAACGTTGCAAGCCTCTTTCTTTCAAGCCTTTACTTAAATAATACATTGGTCCGCCAAATACAATGCCGTTTTCGTCTACTTCTCGGTATTTCACGCCAAGTGTACATTCCACAAATTTGGATGCCATTCCTAAGAAACCGACGAGAATCATCCAAAATGTTGCGCCAGGTCCGCCAATAGATAATGCAATGGCAACGCCAGCAATATTTCCAAGTCCGACAGTTGCTGATAACGCGGCTGTTAAAGCTTGAAAATGTGAAACTTCGCCATCACTTCCTTCCACACGAATTGTGTCAGGATTATCGTTATTTTCGGTTGTAGAAACGGATTCAGAAACTTCTACTTTATGATCGCTTTCCAAATCGTCATAATCACCTTTGACAACCTTGATTGCCGTAAAGAATCCGCGAATGTTGATAAACTTAAAATAGCCAGTAAAATAGCTTGCACCAATAATCAGTACAATTAAAACCCACGGAATTCCGATTTCGCTCGTGATCGGAATTTCTGCAAAAATTGCATCGGTAAACCAACTTGTGGCATTTCTGAAATTTTCATTGATCCGTGTATCTAACGATTGTGATTCCTCTTGCGCATATGCTACAAAAGGTAGAAAAATACTAAGGAAAATTAATTGTACTGATTTCATCTGTTCACTTATTTGATTGTGCTACGAAGATGAAACCTAAAATGAGTTTAGAAAAGGTTACGCAGTGCTGTTTTTAATGTTTTCAATGATTAAGTATGTGATTAAGTAGTGTGATTTTAATAGCTAAATAATTTAATTTTTAGAGAAATTATACATCATTATAATACCTAATCGTAAAATTCTATACGAACAGATTTTGATATTCTTTATAGAACCTTTAAATTTAAGAATTAAGTATATTATTCATGAATCAGAATACAAAATTTTAAATATGGGGCAAAAAAAAATACCAATTACAGATGAAAGGACTCAATTCCTTGAAACTTATGGCGACTTAAAAGATGGCAAAATTCAAAGAGAGCTATTGTTCGTACAGACTTTGCAGTTAGATAAATTAGAAAAAATCCGTTCGAACACTTCAAAGCTCGTTTGGTGGCTTGTAGTGATTCCAACTCTTCTTTTTATTTTAGCAATTATATTTGGCGGGTTTAGATAGTTTTTCAACTTAAATAATATGGAGATTTCTATAGAAATTCTATTGACTAATCACACGAAATAGTAGCGAATTGTAGCAGTTTGTTTTCGATTGCGTACGCAATAAGTTGCTCTTTTCCTGCCGAGCCGCTAATGTTCAATATTTTTTTGATTTGATATACATGTGCCTGAAAACCATCAACGCTAATGTGCATGGCTTCGGCGATTTCGGTGTACGATTTTTTCGCACCACAAATACCTAAGTTTGCCAATACTTCTTTTTGTCTATCTGATAATTCAATTTTTGAAGCTTCCTTGAGTTTGGCAACTTTCTTTTTCTTTCGATCTAGTTTTTTGGTTAAGGATTGAATGGTATCAATGTGACTTTCATTCGCAATTTTCAACTTTTCGTTTTCTGAATGCAATGCAGTACGTTCAGTTTCAAGCAGTGCAAATTCAGATTGTTGTTGTTCTTTTTCCGATAGAAATTTCCAACTGTATAAAAGAATTGAAAAGAGAAGAATAAAGATAAATTTAAACGATAATGACGTAATAATTCCGATCAAACTCCAATTGGACAAACTTATAAATTCTTCCACCATTTCGTGCGGAATGATTCTGTGTGAAACCGCAATTACGATCAACACAAATAAAGAAAAACAGGGTAAATACATGAATTTCATCTTCCGATTGGTAAATGCTTTGTTCAATTCATATAGTAAAGCCAACGCGACAACTAGCGAAATCGGAATGTCAATCAGCCAAATAAAACTGTTACTAATTTCTTGATTATTGTACGAAGTTGCAATGAAAACAAACGCGATCATGAAAAATATTCCGCAGAATAACATCATAAATTCTTTTACAGAAAAACGTTCTACAATCCTGACAATCATGTTCCGTTCTTTTTGATGTTCAATAGATGGCAACGATAAAAGAATAAATAACGAATTGATTAACGAGATAAAAACACTCCAATATACCAACCATTTGGAAGTTGCAGAAAATGCAGCGTAATTGATTAAAATTAAGGTAACTAACGCGCCAATTCCCCAAGAAAAAATCGCCAATCCAAACCATTTAATACCACTAATTGTATTCAGGTTTTGCTGTTTTCGTTCTTTTTCGTAAAT from Kordia antarctica encodes the following:
- a CDS encoding sigma-70 family RNA polymerase sigma factor — its product is MTTTEVWETYAEDVKRLIMSKVKDTQITDDLVQEVFIKVHTKLTTIKDERKVKSWLLSVSRNTVLDYFRKSDKEIPLEKEETIASDETYTHSEKDCLPGIIKNLPKKYRNPLLLSDIKGIKQAEIASQLNLPLATVKSQIQRGRKLIVQGYMDCCDYKLNDKGFLIGEVKDEKQCKVCG
- a CDS encoding alanine/glycine:cation symporter family protein — translated: MKSVQLIFLSIFLPFVAYAQEESQSLDTRINENFRNATSWFTDAIFAEIPITSEIGIPWVLIVLIIGASYFTGYFKFINIRGFFTAIKVVKGDYDDLESDHKVEVSESVSTTENNDNPDTIRVEGSDGEVSHFQALTAALSATVGLGNIAGVAIALSIGGPGATFWMILVGFLGMASKFVECTLGVKYREVDENGIVFGGPMYYLSKGLKERGLQRLGKILAVVFAVMCIGGSFGGGNMFQVNQAFQLFQYVTGGEESMFYGKGWLFGLIMAIFVGIVIIGGIKKIAKVTDKVVPVMVAIYVLAILIILGINYQSIPAAFGEIYNGAFSYEGVAGGFIGVLIQGFKRAAFSNEAGIGSSSIAHAAVKTNYAASEGLVALLEPFIDTVVVCTMTALVLIITGQISVGTEVSYEQGAILTSNALESGISWFPYVLTVAVILFAFSSMISWSYYGHQAWSYLFGRSKKAEYTYKTIFCIFVIIGAAASLQAVVDFADAMVFSMLVPNMIGLYLLAPKVKEELKRYKKAIKNHKSSTE
- a CDS encoding methyltransferase family protein, whose translation is MNTFLYYFIPIFFIGYFFSAFILKSIVTSKKIGKSALVLPKDDSAYGLIGKYFGITILAIFFYILFMMFQKDAFNSFFEYTFVNCLGIISCLISFIITVISQYQMKDSWRIGIDQTEKTNLITSGMFAFSRNPIFLGMLLSLLGLFLMQPNYITLFFFIITNILIQIQVRLEEEYLQKIHQQKYQTYKNNVARFFTLSVFRFRQY
- a CDS encoding DJ-1/PfpI family protein; translation: MRKILILLTFTLFAFSCQNNTSTPLNVQVENNEKQFPKLEPNRYNVGFLIMDGVFNTELTAPFDIFQHTIFRENIKAMNVFTVANTDEAVTTFEGMRILPDYNYLNDSLPKIDILVIPSAEHHLDTDLDDKKMIAFVQKVAKDAEFVTSHCDGAFVLAKAGLLDNVASTTFPSDIKKMREMFPKLDIRDNTLFVHDGKYITSAGGAKSFEAALYLCEYLYGKEIAKSLAGGLVIDWTLDGYPHTIIKE
- a CDS encoding vitamin K epoxide reductase family protein, with the protein product MTVIEKLFLYLRKQHIYIDKKEFTFQFESHPEYPSLLAVSDTLNFFNISNGALHVDAVDFKLLPKTFFTKLQETNTDTLTLVETKQSDNQYRIYQGSKVKTVSRDSLLQKWKGIVFLIENSEETRTHSTKIKEKHILLLLSLLSFTFLLQYSFKNFAQLSFLMFPILGILLSLAASKKVFNFNNSFLNQFCNGSETRSCDTVLDSSQWKIFQKINLSDLSIAFFIAQFFMFFISEATQSLTYYFEIQKIVLLTTFPIVFLSVYYQKFSIKKWCPICVSIAGIIIIEALFVYVNYGTTFLLFDFYQFNRYVFFSLLSLLSWYVVKEQFIIRNQLKSELIQVNRFKRDYTIFKTVLTSKNAYTIPKTAISLGNANAELKLILITSPFCGYCEEPFRMLLRLLEQYKDRLCVELVYNINLEKIDVGAKLMLQNMLYIQQEFGNQKYVEALNYWYEVKDISLWLKKYKFKFDTKTIDKTLLTQRSWCVANKLTFTPCLFINEFQFPKQYSLNDLPFFIEDALEDFANNPAISRKAVNRVGTIINSI
- a CDS encoding CocE/NonD family hydrolase codes for the protein MIKSFFRLTLVFVLLLTACKDQETVKAETAKAEKTYVKNNYDKQEVTIEMRDGIKLHTTIYSPKDTSQKYPILMMRTPYSCKPYGENEYKEKIGPNVHLMKEGNIVVYQDVRGRWMSEGIYDNMRAYIPNKTDNTQIDESSDTYDTIDWLVKNVENNNGNVGTWGISYPGFYATYATIDAHPALKASSPQACIGDFFFDDFHHNGAFLLSYFRAISLFGTMKEVPKDSAWYKLPELGTEDQYQFFLDAGPLSNLNSYFEYEKLDNVITSKSDKIDDVFWKEIIDHPNYDSVWKPKGLIQNLKYSKSSVATMIVGGFFDAEDLYGPLETYKAIEKNNPDGYNTIVFGPWDHGKWASSKEKNYVGNYYFGDSISLNFQRDVETKFFNHFLKGDGSKNSGLPEAYVFDSGKKEWSSFESWPPKNIVKQDLFLNANQELSKTKKGDSKEVFISDLKRPVPYSEDIKTVFTPRKYMTDDQRFAARRPDVLIFETEVLTEDFTLAGDILAKLKVATTGTDADWIVKVVDVHPHDTEEQEEGMQDHLKLSNYHLMVRSEVMRGRFRNSFEIPEPFVPNEKTAVNIKLQDVFHTFKKGHKVQIQVQSTWFPLIDLNPQTFVPNIYKATEEDFKNQTHTVFNDSKIEFSVLK
- a CDS encoding helix-turn-helix domain-containing protein; amino-acid sequence: MYAHIESTVTAIVCLLTAFVIQRIYEKERKQQNLNTISGIKWFGLAIFSWGIGALVTLILINYAAFSATSKWLVYWSVFISLINSLFILLSLPSIEHQKERNMIVRIVERFSVKEFMMLFCGIFFMIAFVFIATSYNNQEISNSFIWLIDIPISLVVALALLYELNKAFTNRKMKFMYLPCFSLFVLIVIAVSHRIIPHEMVEEFISLSNWSLIGIITSLSFKFIFILLFSILLYSWKFLSEKEQQQSEFALLETERTALHSENEKLKIANESHIDTIQSLTKKLDRKKKKVAKLKEASKIELSDRQKEVLANLGICGAKKSYTEIAEAMHISVDGFQAHVYQIKKILNISGSAGKEQLIAYAIENKLLQFATISCD
- a CDS encoding TlpA family protein disulfide reductase translates to MSKKLLSIAPIVIIIPIICITMFILSSSKNHEEKDSQIIIEEKISDPELTFGKPIKTNNIVVIGKSDDPGVFKRPNFINDTYLFGRPHKDLEKNIQNDSITFILKKIDKPLLMEFSPSGDKKYFSTIIYISPNDTVLFEVKNNKLIFTGKNATQNNLYTKLEAETLEYGKTPYEDNLLSYKEKIKAVYEDKKQFFNNYISKNKVSKEFISAFEKLLKYEYYDNLASPRNVMVISKNGDFYVNDYNALPTLIEKEYLNSEIPFDSDAYFDGLSVKDFQDIEAMRNTHFFKNSISVLVQHHFTKHDAPYYSEERFKAEIDFTEKNFKGKIRDYIIGRMIWDYYNKGFAFGSQNINFMVNVIDEYMASVEGKETHITAMQEIKNDILTYDFEMSESALNSKMINHVGDTITLRDIFNRSKKRIKVVDFWASWCPPCIKQIQESKPFKDRLSVENNVEWIYLSIDTDREKWLEKGKQLDNFLNFRNSYVLVKGKKSSLARALQVHQIPRYVIFDKNHKVIVNSAPSPSDEEVFERIIDDAQSPKPIR
- a CDS encoding DUF4328 domain-containing protein: MIFITTICINVISILLLIYQNHVLQNYDNTAAELSKIELLDIIVPISGVFQVVIFIVAIIFFVRWFKKAYGNLIRRHQPMEYSENGSAWGFFIPIINLYRPITTAKEIYLKTQHAIKEYNSNFKVDTETSFIVVWWILYIVNNFFANYASKKIDAAYDIPTFVDANTYLIISEVISIVAILGVLYLIHKITKVETLLKETNESVSSIDEIGTPIV